ATTGGGCCAGTGCTCGCGGCTGTCCTCATCGGCTTCCACCCGGATTTCACGGTGAGCTTCCAGTACGTCCTTGCCGTCGCCGTCATCTTCGGGATTATCGGAACCGTCGCCCAGCATCTCCTCTATGATGCCAGCGAAGATGCTATCGGTGACTCCTTCGAGGGGATCGACCAGATCAGACGCGACCTGCGGAATATGCCCGACCCACTCCGCCCGCTACTGGTCGGAGATACGCTCGTCCGGTTCGCTAACGGGATGGTGTACGTCTTTTTCGTGCTTGTGATCACCCAGTTCTACCAAGTCGGCTTCGAGACGACTGTTTCGCTGGCCAGCTTTTCGTATGCGATCGATCTCTCACCGGAGGGGTTCTTCGGTTATCTGCTCGGCGTCGAGATGCTGATTGCGCTGTTGATCATGGCACCCGCAGCGAAACTCGCCGAACGAGTCGGCCTCAAGCCCATCGTCGCGCTGGGGTTCGCCGTCTACGCGTTATTCCCGATCGTCCTTATCGGCGGGCCGGAGGTCCTTGACCCGGTAATGCCGCTCCAGTGGGCCATGGTCCTCATCTTCGCGTTCTCTGGCCTTCGGTTTGCGGGGCTGCCCTCACACAAGGCGCTGATCGTTGGGCCCGCCGAAGCCGGCGCTGGCGGACGTGTCACCGGTACCTACTACCTCCTCCGGAATACCGTCGTTATTCCGAGTGCCGCTCTTGGCGGGTATCTCTGGGAGTTCGTCAATCCAGAAATCGCGTTCACTATCGCAGCAGTCATCGGCGTCGTCGGGACGGGTTACTTCCTGGTGTTCGGCGAAGAGTTTGAGGCGTATGTCTGAACAGGAGCAGCTCCGATCTCGTTCCTGATGATTCTAGTCCGGGTTGGCAGAATCGCTTAACAACGTAAATCCACAGATAACCTTTCCAGTCACTTTGATCAAGTTCTCGGCTGCCATCCACGCAAGTAGGCAACACTGATTCCACCAGCAATTCCACTGAACGGAAGGGAAAGCGTCCGAACGACGAGGACTGCAGCCGTTGCCGCCGTACTGGGGACCCCCGCGACGAGGACGAGCGCACCGCCGAGCAACAGGTCGTACGCGCCGAGGCTTCCCGGGATCGGGACCACGCTTGCGACCTGTGGGAGGGGGATAATGACGAGGATTGGAAGGAAGACGCTGTTGACGCCGAGCCCGGCGAGGGCAATCCAGAGCGCAGCCGCAGTCAAGAACTGTTCAATGAGGCCGCCGACCGCGATGAGAGCGAGCAGACCAGGAGTCTCTTGGAAGCCAACGATTCGTTGCCAATATCGGTCAACACTAGTCGCGACGAACGCTCGATCATGTGGTTGTTCTCGATACAGCCCAGATATCCGTGAAACAACTGGCGTCAGTACCGTTGTAAT
The Haloarcula sp. CBA1129 genome window above contains:
- a CDS encoding MFS transporter, giving the protein MSQEQVSVDAEETGPLDTFRQFFALERDVLVLSLAMFAFSLGFQMTSRFLPEYMVALGASGFVVGLFGTIGNIISAVFPYPGGAISDRIGSRYALTLFGLISTLGFGVWLVAPNLGTFAVAGVTIQPWIWIFVGLLLAQGWKSFGLGATFAVVKQATDPSRLAAGFASTETFRRTAFLIGPVLAAVLIGFHPDFTVSFQYVLAVAVIFGIIGTVAQHLLYDASEDAIGDSFEGIDQIRRDLRNMPDPLRPLLVGDTLVRFANGMVYVFFVLVITQFYQVGFETTVSLASFSYAIDLSPEGFFGYLLGVEMLIALLIMAPAAKLAERVGLKPIVALGFAVYALFPIVLIGGPEVLDPVMPLQWAMVLIFAFSGLRFAGLPSHKALIVGPAEAGAGGRVTGTYYLLRNTVVIPSAALGGYLWEFVNPEIAFTIAAVIGVVGTGYFLVFGEEFEAYV